The following coding sequences lie in one Aquabacterium olei genomic window:
- a CDS encoding PhoH family protein, whose amino-acid sequence MPLPKPPTKRADMLTEEDYASQPKPAKASRSKAGTRTTDAAPPALPEVASPAAPVLELVKPQGHTARNTAPVQRTPVVAAPRTAPIVADKVNAPAAPTPEPSSASKARTAATTGGSRRRKVDDGPAKLFVLDTNVLLHDPMSLFRFEEHDIYLPMITLEELDGHKKGMTEVARNARQVSRDLDALAADMSNRQQVAPDSGITLAKTGHVEAKGKLYFQTTGMAIELPMGLPQGKADNQILGVVQALRNEHPGREVVLVSKDINMRIKARALGLPAEDYFNDKTLEDGDLLYTGVLPLPGDFWERHAKGMESWQQGGITYYRITGPMVPSLLINQFVYYESPGAAPWYGKVTEITGKSAVLRTLKDYTNQKHSVWGVSARNREQNFALNLLMDPDCDFVTLTGSAGTGKTLMTLASALSQVLDERRYTEIIVTRVTVPVGEDIGFLPGTEEEKMSPWMGALDDNLEVLARGDSSAGEWGRAATNELVRSKIKIKSMNFMRGRTFLNKFLIIDEAQNLTPKQMKTLITRAGPGTKIVCLGNLAQIDTPYLTEGSSGLTYAVDKFKGWPHSGHVTLARGERSRLADFASEVL is encoded by the coding sequence ATGCCTCTGCCCAAGCCGCCCACCAAACGCGCTGACATGCTGACCGAGGAGGACTACGCCTCGCAGCCCAAACCGGCCAAGGCAAGCCGCTCGAAAGCCGGCACCCGTACCACCGACGCGGCGCCCCCGGCCCTGCCCGAGGTCGCGTCGCCCGCCGCCCCGGTGCTGGAGCTGGTCAAGCCGCAAGGCCACACTGCCCGCAACACGGCGCCGGTGCAGCGCACGCCCGTCGTGGCGGCGCCGCGCACGGCCCCGATCGTGGCCGACAAGGTCAATGCGCCGGCTGCGCCCACGCCCGAACCATCCAGCGCCAGCAAGGCGCGCACCGCCGCGACCACCGGGGGCAGCCGCCGCCGCAAGGTGGACGACGGCCCGGCCAAGCTGTTCGTGCTGGACACGAACGTGCTGCTGCACGACCCGATGTCGCTGTTCCGTTTCGAAGAACACGACATCTACCTGCCCATGATCACGCTGGAAGAGCTGGACGGGCACAAGAAGGGCATGACCGAGGTGGCGCGCAACGCCCGTCAGGTCAGCCGGGATCTGGACGCGCTGGCCGCCGACATGAGCAACCGCCAGCAGGTGGCGCCCGACTCGGGCATCACACTGGCCAAGACCGGCCACGTCGAAGCCAAGGGCAAGCTGTACTTCCAGACCACGGGCATGGCGATCGAGCTGCCCATGGGGCTGCCCCAGGGCAAGGCCGACAACCAGATCCTGGGGGTGGTGCAGGCGCTGCGCAACGAGCACCCGGGCCGCGAAGTGGTGCTGGTGTCGAAAGACATCAACATGCGCATCAAGGCCCGCGCGCTGGGCCTGCCCGCCGAGGACTATTTCAACGACAAGACGCTGGAAGACGGCGACCTGCTCTACACCGGCGTGCTGCCGCTGCCCGGCGACTTCTGGGAGCGCCACGCCAAGGGCATGGAAAGCTGGCAGCAAGGTGGCATCACCTACTACCGGATCACCGGGCCCATGGTGCCGTCGCTGTTGATCAACCAGTTCGTGTACTACGAGAGCCCGGGCGCCGCGCCCTGGTACGGCAAGGTCACCGAGATCACCGGCAAGTCGGCCGTGCTGCGCACGCTGAAGGACTACACGAACCAGAAGCACTCTGTGTGGGGCGTGTCGGCACGCAACCGCGAGCAGAACTTCGCGCTGAACCTGCTGATGGACCCCGACTGCGACTTCGTGACGCTGACGGGCTCGGCCGGCACCGGCAAGACACTGATGACGCTGGCCTCGGCGCTGAGCCAGGTGCTCGACGAGCGCCGCTACACCGAGATCATCGTCACCCGCGTGACCGTGCCGGTGGGCGAGGACATCGGCTTCCTGCCGGGCACGGAAGAAGAGAAGATGTCGCCGTGGATGGGCGCGCTGGACGACAACCTGGAAGTGCTGGCCCGCGGCGACAGCAGTGCCGGTGAATGGGGGCGTGCGGCCACCAACGAACTGGTGCGCAGCAAGATCAAGATCAAGAGCATGAACTTCATGCGGGGTCGCACCTTCCTGAACAAGTTCCTGATCATCGACGAGGCGCAGAACCTCACGCCCAAGCAGATGAAGACGCTGATCACGCGAGCAGGTCCGGGCACCAAGATCGTCTGCCTGGGGAACCTAGCGCAGATCGACACGCCTTATCTGACCGAGGGCTCGTCGGGCCTGACCTACGCGGTCGACAAGTTCAAGGGCTGGCCGCACAGCGGGCACGTGACGCTGGCGCGGGGCGAGCGTTCGCGCCTGGCCGACTTCGCTTCGGAAGTGCTCTGA
- a CDS encoding GNAT family N-acetyltransferase gives MSVSASPPPVIRPLLHADLPGVLDIQAACYGEGFVEPVDAFANKLRQAPDTCWGVDHRGQLRAYLFCLPVTPHNLPALHATAWQRPAEPGWLYLHDMAVHPEARALGLASRLLDAARQQAHALGCDAMVLVAVQGSVPYWARHGFSVVEAEGPLADKLRSFGDEACFMQQNLR, from the coding sequence ATGTCTGTGTCTGCCTCGCCCCCGCCCGTCATCCGCCCCCTGCTGCATGCCGACCTGCCCGGCGTGCTGGACATCCAGGCCGCCTGCTATGGCGAAGGCTTCGTCGAGCCGGTAGACGCCTTTGCCAACAAGCTGCGCCAGGCGCCCGACACGTGCTGGGGGGTCGATCATCGCGGCCAGCTGAGGGCGTATCTCTTTTGCCTGCCCGTCACGCCGCACAACCTGCCGGCGTTGCACGCGACCGCATGGCAACGGCCCGCGGAGCCCGGCTGGCTGTATCTGCACGACATGGCGGTGCACCCCGAAGCCCGTGCGCTGGGGCTGGCCAGCCGCCTTCTGGACGCGGCGCGGCAACAGGCCCACGCGCTGGGCTGCGACGCCATGGTGCTGGTGGCCGTGCAGGGCTCGGTGCCTTACTGGGCGCGGCACGGCTTCTCGGTGGTGGAGGCCGAGGGCCCGCTTGCCGACAAGCTCCGCAGCTTCGGAGATGAAGCGTGTTTCATGCAGCAGAACCTGCGTTGA
- a CDS encoding CerR family C-terminal domain-containing protein, protein MTPVTFQTPASHTHAPLPESSRGALARDRMLMAALDLFGRHGFEATTTRMVAQQAGMNLGAIPYYFGSKDDLYGQAAAWLADYISDRMREPLAHLQAACEEETDPIALVDHLVQFMQAHARSLLADAAPASWIQFYMRAQTECDAAFERLFEQVISPSHDTVCGVLARVMHLPADHPRTRALAYLAFHQSVCFRLTGDVLLRRLGWDGFTPPRIEMLLETIGTALRDQLLGAARRGAQA, encoded by the coding sequence ATGACACCCGTCACCTTCCAGACGCCTGCCAGCCACACGCACGCCCCCCTGCCTGAATCCTCACGCGGCGCCCTCGCCCGCGACCGCATGCTGATGGCCGCCCTTGATCTGTTCGGCCGCCACGGCTTCGAAGCAACCACCACGCGCATGGTGGCCCAGCAGGCCGGCATGAACCTGGGCGCCATCCCGTACTACTTCGGCTCGAAGGACGATCTGTACGGGCAGGCGGCTGCCTGGCTGGCTGACTACATTTCCGACCGCATGCGCGAGCCGCTCGCCCACTTGCAGGCCGCTTGCGAAGAGGAAACCGACCCGATCGCGCTGGTGGACCACCTGGTGCAATTCATGCAGGCGCATGCACGGTCGCTGCTGGCCGATGCGGCGCCGGCCAGCTGGATCCAGTTCTACATGCGTGCTCAGACCGAATGCGATGCCGCCTTCGAGCGGCTGTTCGAACAGGTGATCTCGCCCAGCCACGACACCGTGTGTGGCGTGCTGGCTCGGGTCATGCACCTGCCGGCGGACCACCCGCGCACGCGGGCACTGGCCTACCTCGCCTTTCACCAGTCGGTGTGCTTCCGCCTCACCGGCGATGTGCTGCTGCGGCGGCTGGGTTGGGACGGTTTCACCCCGCCACGCATCGAGATGCTGCTGGAGACCATCGGCACGGCACTGCGCGACCAACTGCTGGGCGCCGCCCGCCGGGGAGCCCAGGCATGA
- a CDS encoding HlyD family secretion protein — translation MKRPVITTMVLVCAAAAAGAAGYWYVAHRDDLPAGIARSNGRLEVERIEVAAKYPGRIVDLPVREGDVVRAGDLIARQDSSELQAQRAAVEAARERATNAMARARAETAVRQVQARLAQLELDHTATLRRDELVSVAEVDRRTAQRDGERAGVMVATAAIGEATAARAEADAQIRRIDVAIADMSLRAPVDGRIEYRVVEPGSVIPSGGRVATLLDTSQVHMTVFLPTSVAGRLKVGDEARLQLDAAPDYTLPAHVTFVAAEAQFTPKYVETATERDKLVYRVKLAVPRALAQQHAGFVKAGLTGYAYVRTDARVAWPAPLAVKLPGVAPAAAPAAAPASASAH, via the coding sequence ATGAAGCGCCCCGTGATCACCACCATGGTGCTGGTCTGCGCAGCGGCAGCCGCCGGCGCCGCGGGCTACTGGTACGTGGCCCACCGCGACGATCTGCCGGCCGGCATTGCACGCAGCAACGGCCGCCTGGAAGTCGAGCGGATCGAGGTGGCGGCCAAGTACCCGGGGCGCATCGTCGACCTGCCAGTGCGTGAGGGCGACGTCGTGCGCGCGGGCGATCTGATCGCGCGACAGGACAGCAGCGAGCTGCAGGCGCAACGGGCCGCCGTGGAGGCCGCCCGGGAACGGGCCACCAATGCCATGGCCCGCGCCAGGGCCGAAACCGCCGTGCGCCAGGTACAGGCCCGGCTGGCGCAGCTGGAGCTCGACCACACCGCCACGCTGCGCCGCGATGAGCTGGTGTCGGTGGCCGAGGTCGACCGCCGCACCGCCCAGCGTGACGGCGAGCGCGCGGGGGTGATGGTGGCCACCGCGGCCATCGGTGAGGCCACCGCCGCCCGTGCCGAGGCCGACGCGCAGATCCGCCGCATCGACGTGGCGATTGCCGACATGAGCCTGCGCGCGCCGGTGGACGGCCGCATCGAGTACCGCGTGGTCGAGCCAGGCTCGGTCATCCCTTCCGGCGGACGCGTGGCCACGCTGCTGGACACCAGCCAGGTCCACATGACCGTGTTCCTGCCGACGTCGGTGGCGGGTCGCTTGAAGGTGGGCGATGAGGCCCGGCTTCAGCTGGACGCAGCGCCCGACTACACGCTGCCCGCGCACGTGACCTTCGTGGCCGCCGAAGCGCAGTTCACGCCGAAGTATGTCGAGACCGCGACCGAGCGCGACAAGCTGGTCTACCGCGTGAAGCTGGCCGTGCCGCGCGCGCTGGCGCAGCAGCACGCCGGCTTTGTGAAGGCCGGGTTGACGGGCTATGCCTATGTGCGCACGGACGCGCGGGTGGCCTGGCCGGCCCCACTGGCCGTCAAGCTGCCCGGTGTGGCGCCGGCGGCCGCGCCGGCGGCCGCGCCGGCCTCGGCGTCTGCCCACTGA
- the rbbA gene encoding ribosome-associated ATPase/putative transporter RbbA: MTDTGILPNMPPSHALAVDVQGVSHRHGETLALDDVSLQLPAGRTIGLVGPDGVGKSTLLSLMAGVRRLQQGQVQVLGLDVAWAADRHRLAPRVAFMPQGLGRNLYPTLSVAENIDFFARLFGQGAHERAARSQRLMDATGLSPFRDRPAGKLSGGMKQKLGLCCALVHDPDLLILDEPTTGVDPLSRRQFWALVEALRQERPGMTVIVATAYMEEAERFEVLVAMDAGRVLVCKPTADVLATAPQGTLESAYIAMLPPARRGSGEPLVIPPRAPSDGPAAIEARHLTRRFGDFVAVSDVSFRIERGEIFGFLGSNGCGKTTTMKMLTGLLDISSGEASLLGQPINARDLATRMRVGYMSQAFSLYEELSVVHNLRLHAQLYRMDSDAADRAIAQALTQFELADHAEAMPSALPLGIRQRLQLAAACLHRPEVLILDEPTSGVDPAARDLFWRHLVRLSRDEQVTIFVSTHFMNEAERCDRISLMHRGTVLAVGSPEDLRQQHGAPTLEAAFITCLEAADTTVQAARDAAQADTRSSSEPQPDTATTAQAPDAGRAARLGWLARMWAFARREGMELRRDRIRLTFALLGPIILLLTAAWAISFDIERVAFAVLDHDQSHDSRQLISHFEGSRYFVQKPPLHDMAEISPRLQRRDVLLVIDIPPGYGRDLLAGRQPEVGFYIDGAQPFTAENIRGYARGILLEHAMRLSRETPGVTPVALPAGFEPRFVYNPSFRSIYAFTPGLLMLCLIIIPSMLTALGVVREKEMGSIVNLYASPATVAQFLIGKQLPYIALAMLSYLTLVGLSVTLLQVPLKGSFIALSLGALCFVFAGTALGLLVSAFLRSQVAATFATAILCMIPSVNFSGLLYPVSTLEGSARWVGLGFPSSWFQLISLGTFTKGLGLESFGPMYAALLGFGVLYLTAARLAVRKQET, encoded by the coding sequence ATGACGGACACCGGCATCCTCCCGAACATGCCGCCCTCACACGCCCTCGCGGTCGACGTGCAGGGCGTGTCGCATCGCCATGGCGAGACCCTCGCGCTGGATGACGTGAGCCTGCAACTGCCCGCAGGCCGGACCATCGGCCTGGTCGGCCCGGATGGCGTGGGCAAGTCGACGCTGCTGTCGCTGATGGCGGGCGTGCGGCGCCTGCAGCAGGGCCAGGTGCAGGTGCTCGGGCTGGACGTGGCCTGGGCCGCCGACCGGCATCGGCTCGCGCCGCGCGTGGCCTTCATGCCGCAGGGGCTGGGCCGCAACCTGTACCCCACGCTGTCGGTGGCCGAGAACATCGACTTCTTCGCGCGCCTGTTCGGTCAGGGCGCACACGAGCGGGCCGCCCGCAGCCAGCGCCTGATGGACGCGACCGGCCTGTCGCCCTTCCGGGACCGCCCGGCCGGCAAGCTGTCGGGCGGCATGAAGCAGAAGCTGGGGCTGTGCTGTGCGCTGGTCCACGACCCGGACCTGCTGATCCTCGATGAGCCGACCACGGGGGTCGACCCGCTGTCGCGCCGGCAGTTCTGGGCACTGGTCGAAGCCTTGCGCCAGGAACGTCCCGGCATGACGGTAATCGTCGCCACCGCCTACATGGAAGAAGCCGAGCGCTTCGAGGTGCTGGTGGCCATGGACGCCGGCCGCGTGCTGGTGTGCAAGCCCACGGCCGACGTGCTCGCCACGGCCCCCCAGGGCACGCTGGAATCGGCCTACATCGCGATGCTGCCACCCGCGCGGCGCGGCAGTGGCGAGCCGCTGGTCATCCCGCCGCGCGCGCCGTCCGACGGGCCGGCCGCCATCGAGGCCCGCCACCTCACGCGGCGCTTCGGCGACTTCGTGGCGGTCAGCGATGTGAGCTTCCGCATCGAACGGGGCGAGATCTTTGGCTTCCTCGGCTCGAACGGCTGCGGCAAGACGACAACGATGAAGATGCTGACCGGGTTGCTCGACATCAGCAGTGGCGAGGCGAGCCTGCTGGGCCAGCCGATCAACGCCCGGGATCTGGCCACGCGGATGCGCGTGGGCTACATGTCGCAGGCCTTCTCGCTGTATGAAGAGCTGAGCGTGGTGCACAACCTGCGTCTGCACGCGCAGCTGTACCGGATGGACAGCGATGCAGCCGACCGCGCGATTGCCCAGGCCCTGACGCAGTTCGAGCTGGCCGACCATGCCGAGGCCATGCCCTCGGCGCTGCCGCTGGGCATCCGCCAGAGGCTGCAGCTGGCCGCGGCCTGTCTGCACCGGCCCGAGGTGCTGATCCTCGACGAACCGACCTCGGGGGTGGACCCGGCGGCGCGCGACCTGTTCTGGCGGCATCTGGTGCGGCTGTCGCGCGACGAGCAGGTCACCATCTTCGTGTCCACCCACTTCATGAACGAGGCCGAGCGCTGCGACCGCATCTCGCTGATGCACCGCGGCACGGTGCTGGCCGTGGGCTCGCCGGAAGACCTGCGCCAGCAGCATGGCGCTCCCACACTGGAAGCCGCCTTCATCACCTGCCTGGAAGCCGCCGACACCACGGTGCAGGCCGCCCGGGATGCCGCTCAGGCCGACACCCGCTCATCCAGTGAGCCACAGCCGGATACGGCCACCACAGCGCAAGCGCCCGATGCCGGCCGCGCGGCACGACTCGGCTGGCTGGCCCGCATGTGGGCTTTTGCCCGGCGCGAAGGCATGGAGCTGCGCCGTGACCGCATCCGCCTGACCTTTGCGCTGCTGGGCCCCATCATCCTGCTGCTGACCGCGGCCTGGGCCATCTCGTTCGACATCGAGCGTGTGGCCTTTGCGGTGCTGGACCACGATCAGAGCCACGACAGCCGCCAGCTCATCTCGCATTTCGAGGGCTCGCGCTACTTCGTGCAGAAGCCGCCCCTGCACGACATGGCCGAGATCAGCCCGCGGCTGCAGCGGCGCGACGTGCTGCTCGTGATCGACATTCCGCCCGGCTACGGTCGCGACCTGCTGGCCGGCCGGCAGCCGGAAGTGGGCTTCTACATCGACGGCGCACAGCCCTTCACCGCCGAGAACATCCGCGGCTATGCGCGCGGCATCCTGCTGGAGCACGCGATGCGCCTGTCGCGCGAGACCCCGGGCGTGACGCCGGTTGCCCTGCCCGCCGGGTTCGAGCCGCGCTTCGTCTACAACCCGTCGTTCCGCAGCATCTACGCCTTCACGCCCGGCCTGCTGATGCTGTGCCTGATCATCATCCCGAGCATGCTGACCGCGCTGGGCGTGGTGCGCGAGAAGGAGATGGGCTCGATCGTGAACCTGTACGCCTCGCCGGCCACGGTGGCGCAGTTCCTGATCGGCAAGCAACTGCCCTACATCGCGCTGGCCATGCTGAGCTACCTGACGCTGGTGGGCCTGTCCGTCACGCTGCTGCAGGTGCCGCTCAAGGGCAGCTTCATCGCGCTCAGCCTCGGGGCGCTGTGCTTCGTGTTCGCCGGCACGGCGCTGGGGCTGCTGGTGTCGGCCTTTCTGCGTTCGCAGGTGGCGGCCACATTCGCCACGGCCATCCTCTGCATGATCCCCTCGGTGAACTTTTCGGGGCTGCTGTACCCGGTGTCGACGCTGGAGGGCAGCGCGCGCTGGGTGGGGCTGGGTTTTCCGTCGTCGTGGTTCCAGCTGATCAGCCTGGGCACCTTCACCAAGGGCCTGGGGCTGGAGAGCTTCGGGCCGATGTACGCCGCGCTGCTGGGCTTCGGTGTGCTGTACCTGACCGCCGCGCGGCTGGCCGTGCGCAAGCAGGAGACCTGA
- a CDS encoding ABC transporter permease has translation MRQWILNVLRLSGKELRSLAGDLPLMALIVFAFSVAIYSTAKGVKAEVANASVGIIDGDRSALSHRLRDAIRPPYFKPPVDTTPQAAAPAMDRGDLIFVIDIPPRFEADVLAGRAPTVQVLVDATAMTQAGLGVVYLNEIFYRELLDFFHQQGIEARLPTRPVMHVLYNPNTQSHWFTAVMQIVTNVTVLAIILVGAAVIREREHGTIEHLLVMPVRPSEIALAKIIANGAVIVLAVMLSLWLVVHLWLGVPLAGSVPLILLATTVYLFAVTALGIMLATLASSMPQFGLLSSPVYAVLYLLSGAATPVESMPPRVQQLVQFSPTTQFVRLVQSVLYRDAGLDIVWPQLLIVTAAGAFFLVIALSRFRSMLARQG, from the coding sequence ATGCGGCAATGGATCCTCAACGTGCTGCGCCTGTCGGGCAAGGAGTTGCGCAGCCTGGCCGGCGACCTGCCGCTGATGGCGCTCATCGTCTTCGCGTTCTCGGTGGCCATCTACAGCACGGCCAAGGGGGTGAAGGCGGAGGTGGCCAACGCTTCGGTGGGCATCATCGACGGCGACCGCTCGGCGCTGTCGCACCGCCTGCGCGACGCCATCCGACCGCCCTACTTCAAGCCCCCGGTGGACACCACGCCGCAGGCCGCCGCCCCGGCCATGGACCGCGGCGACCTGATCTTCGTGATCGACATCCCGCCGCGCTTCGAGGCCGATGTGCTGGCCGGCCGCGCGCCCACCGTGCAGGTGCTGGTCGACGCCACCGCCATGACCCAGGCCGGCCTGGGTGTGGTCTACCTCAACGAAATCTTCTACCGCGAACTGCTCGATTTCTTCCACCAGCAGGGCATCGAGGCGCGCCTGCCCACCCGGCCGGTGATGCACGTGCTCTACAACCCCAACACCCAGTCGCACTGGTTCACGGCCGTCATGCAGATCGTGACCAACGTGACGGTGCTGGCCATCATCCTGGTGGGCGCGGCGGTGATCCGCGAGCGCGAGCACGGCACCATCGAGCACCTGCTGGTCATGCCCGTGCGCCCGAGCGAGATCGCCCTCGCCAAGATCATCGCCAACGGCGCCGTGATCGTGCTGGCCGTGATGCTGTCGCTGTGGCTGGTGGTGCACCTGTGGCTGGGCGTGCCGCTGGCCGGCTCGGTGCCCCTCATCCTGCTGGCCACCACGGTCTACCTCTTTGCCGTCACGGCGCTCGGGATCATGCTGGCCACGCTCGCGTCGTCGATGCCACAGTTCGGGCTGCTGTCGTCGCCGGTGTACGCGGTGCTGTACCTGCTGTCGGGCGCCGCCACGCCGGTGGAAAGCATGCCGCCGCGCGTGCAGCAGCTGGTGCAGTTCTCGCCCACCACGCAGTTCGTGCGGCTCGTGCAGTCGGTGCTGTACCGGGACGCCGGGCTCGACATCGTCTGGCCACAGTTGCTGATCGTGACCGCGGCCGGCGCCTTCTTCCTCGTCATCGCGCTGTCGCGTTTCAGATCGATGCTGGCCCGACAGGGCTGA
- a CDS encoding PHA/PHB synthase family protein, producing MTTPCTPPTPDPDAWQNWVNELDRHAQATVGQITGGISPVQAALVYLDWLGHLGTAPGKQLDLMKRFIEDAQATTERVLSPEDEVPADKRFKSEGWRRFPFNAWAEGFLLMQRAWDRATHDVPGVGHKTEETATFAARQWLDMMSPSNLPWLNPEVLQATAKEGGMNLVRGGQNWFDDWQHLVRGLPPSGAEQYEVGRNVAITPGKVVMRNDLIELIQYSPTTDKVHAEPILIVPAWIMKYYILDLQPQNSLVKYLVDQGHTVFMISWKNPTADDRDKGMDCYRELGVMAALDTINRIVPDRKVHGVGYCLGGTMLMIAAAAMGRAHDDRLATMTLFAAQGDFTEAGELLLFINDSEVSLIEAMMAEEGVLKGSQMAGTFQLLHSNDLIWSRVLKEYMLGQRGEPNDLMAWNADTTRMPYRMHSEYLRKLFLHNDLASGRYEVDGSPVWFTDIRMPAFAVGTVTDHVAPWKSVYKLHLLPIDLTFVLTSGGHNAGIVSEPGHPRRHYQIHHRPADEHYVDPDTWQATAPRVEGSWWPAWQTWLVEHSSGLVAPPRMGLPGGRKKALPDAPGDYVRVP from the coding sequence ATGACCACCCCTTGCACGCCCCCCACCCCGGATCCGGACGCCTGGCAGAACTGGGTCAACGAGCTCGACCGCCATGCGCAGGCCACCGTGGGCCAGATCACGGGCGGCATCTCGCCGGTGCAGGCCGCCCTGGTCTACCTCGACTGGCTGGGCCACCTGGGCACCGCGCCGGGCAAGCAGCTTGATCTGATGAAGCGCTTCATCGAAGACGCCCAGGCCACGACCGAGCGGGTGCTGTCGCCCGAAGACGAGGTGCCCGCAGACAAGCGCTTCAAGTCCGAAGGCTGGCGGCGCTTTCCCTTCAACGCCTGGGCCGAAGGCTTTCTGCTGATGCAGCGCGCCTGGGACCGCGCCACGCACGACGTGCCCGGCGTGGGCCACAAGACCGAGGAAACCGCCACCTTTGCCGCACGGCAGTGGCTGGACATGATGTCGCCCTCGAACCTGCCCTGGCTCAACCCCGAAGTGCTGCAGGCCACCGCCAAGGAAGGCGGCATGAACCTGGTGCGCGGCGGCCAGAACTGGTTCGACGACTGGCAGCACCTGGTGCGCGGGCTGCCGCCGTCCGGCGCCGAGCAATACGAGGTGGGCCGCAACGTGGCCATCACGCCCGGCAAGGTCGTGATGCGCAACGACCTCATCGAGCTCATCCAGTACAGCCCCACCACCGACAAGGTGCACGCCGAGCCCATCCTCATCGTGCCGGCCTGGATCATGAAGTACTACATCCTCGATCTGCAGCCGCAGAACTCGCTGGTGAAGTACCTGGTCGACCAGGGGCACACGGTGTTCATGATCTCGTGGAAGAACCCCACGGCCGACGACCGCGACAAGGGCATGGACTGCTACCGCGAACTCGGCGTGATGGCCGCGCTCGACACCATCAACCGCATCGTGCCCGACCGCAAGGTGCACGGCGTGGGCTACTGCCTGGGTGGCACGATGCTGATGATCGCCGCCGCGGCCATGGGCCGCGCCCACGACGACCGCCTGGCCACGATGACCCTGTTTGCGGCCCAGGGTGACTTCACCGAAGCCGGCGAGCTGCTGCTGTTCATCAACGACAGCGAGGTCAGCCTGATCGAAGCCATGATGGCCGAGGAAGGCGTACTCAAAGGCAGCCAGATGGCGGGCACCTTCCAGCTGCTGCACTCCAACGACCTGATCTGGTCGCGCGTGCTCAAGGAGTACATGCTGGGCCAGCGCGGCGAGCCCAACGACCTCATGGCCTGGAACGCCGACACCACGCGCATGCCCTACCGCATGCACTCCGAATACCTGCGCAAGCTCTTCCTGCACAACGACCTGGCCAGCGGGCGCTACGAGGTCGACGGCAGCCCCGTGTGGTTCACCGACATCCGCATGCCGGCCTTTGCCGTGGGCACCGTGACCGACCACGTGGCACCGTGGAAGTCGGTCTACAAGCTGCACCTGCTGCCCATCGACCTCACCTTCGTGCTGACCAGCGGCGGGCACAACGCCGGCATCGTCAGCGAGCCCGGTCACCCGCGCCGGCACTACCAGATCCACCACCGCCCGGCCGACGAACACTATGTGGACCCGGACACCTGGCAGGCCACGGCCCCGCGCGTGGAAGGCTCGTGGTGGCCGGCGTGGCAGACCTGGCTGGTCGAGCATTCCAGCGGCCTCGTGGCCCCGCCCCGCATGGGCCTGCCCGGTGGCCGCAAGAAGGCCCTGCCCGACGCACCGGGCGATTACGTGCGCGTGCCCTGA